Genomic segment of uncultured Methanobrevibacter sp.:
GATCCCAGTAGTGAAGTCCTTTTGTGTTTTGTTTGTGTACTATGGTATTTCTATGGGAATTTCATTTCGCTGCAAGCCTATTATATTATAATTTACTTATTTTAATTATTTTAGTTATTTCTTAATTTTTCATGTGTTTATTTGATGAATTAAGAAATAGTTAAATATTATTTAAAACATAATTAATATTGCTGTATCATTTTATGACTGATGCCTTCGGTCCTTCTATGAGGAAAGTTGATACTGTCTATGATTAGAAGAAACCCAGCATTAGATAGGCTGCCCGTTTCGAGGGTTACTCGAGGAGGGAAGGGTATTCTACCGATGATTCAAGAGAGTTAGTATACGGGCAACAAAATTTTACAACGATTTTTGGAGTTTATTAAGATTTAATATTTATTTTCCTTTGTTTTAGATTAATCTTAATCATCAAATACATTAATTAATTATAGATGAAAGAAAATTCCTTTATGATGAATTAAAAAAGATTCTTTTTTTAATGAAACTATTGATTTGTTTGTTTTTGAAGAGAATAGTTCAAAATTAGTCCCTTCAGATGAAGTATTTATTGGTGCAGTTGAAGAATCTGATATTTACATAGGATTGATAGGTCAACATTATGGTAATATCTATAAAGATGATGTTTCAGCAACTGAATAGGAATATAATGCATATATTTCAAAAAAACATGATGATTATTTCTTTGTTGATATTTTTAAGTTTTTTTTAACTATTCTGAACCAATTCTTTCATGTTTTTTCATATTGTCGCACTTTGGAAAATTTATTAAATTATAAGATTCAAAAATATTATTATTTAATTACAAAAGAATAGGGAGGAATTATTTTGTCTGAAGGAAATGAATTGGATTCAACTTGCGGTATTT
This window contains:
- a CDS encoding DUF4062 domain-containing protein, whose amino-acid sequence is MFVFEENSSKLVPSDEVFIGAVEESDIYIGLIGQHYGNIYKDDVSATE